The DNA window CCCAGAGCACCGGCAGCCGCCGGGGCACGGCCGCCAGGGTGGTGCGGATCAGACCGGTCGCGTACTCGCCGGTGACCACCAGGACGCCGAGCACCCCGACCGCCAGCTGGGCCAGGAAGAACCCCTTGAGGCTCTGCTCGGCGGGGCTGAAGCGAAGCCGCTCCTCCACCGGCAGCCGGTCCCAGCGGTTGACGGTCACCCAGCAGACCAGCGCGCCGAAGCCGACGATCGCGGCCACCGCCGCCAGCAGGGTGGCCCAACTGGAGCGCAGCGAGCCGAACTTGATCCACTCGGAGCGGACCACGCGGGCCAGGGTCACCGGACCGGTGCCCGTCCCGGTGCCCGCTCCGGGTCCCCCACCGGGTGCGGCGGGGGAGCGCAGGGCGGTGGCGGCGGTGCTCATGCAGGCTCCTCGACGGGTTCGGGCCGGGATTCGGGCCGGGATTCGGGCCGGGGTCGGCGCGGGGGCGACTGGTACTCCACGGCGTCGCGGGTCAGCTCCATGAACGCCTCCTCCAGGGACGCCTGCTGCGGTGTCAGCTCGCAGAGCGGCACCCCGTGGTCGGCGGCCAGCCGGCCGATCCGCTCGCTGTCCGCCCCGGCGACCTCGATGACGTCGGGGCGGTCGCCCCCGGAGATCCGGGCGCCCAGCTCGGCCAGCAGCCGGCCGAGCCGGGCGGCCTCCGGGGTGCGTACCCGCACCGTGCGGCCGGACGCCCCCCGGGTGAACTCCTCGACCGAGGTGTCGGCGATCAGCCGCCCCCGGCCGATCACGATCAGCCGCTCGGCGGTCAGCGCCATCTCGCTCATCAGGTGCGAGGAGACCAGCACCGTGCGCCCCTCGGCCGCGAGGGAGGTCAGCAGGGTGCGGATCCACAGCACGCCCTCCGGGTCGAGTCCATTGACCGGCTCGTCCAGCACCAGCGTGGCCGGGTCGCCCAGCAGCGCGTTGGCGATGCCCAGCCGCTGGCCCATGCCCAGAGAGAAGCCGCCGACCCGGCGGTGTGCGACCGCGCGCAGACCGACCAGGTCGACCACCTCCTCGACCCGGGCCCGGGGGATGCCGTGGGTCGCGGCCAGCGCGGACAGGTGGTGGAAGGCGCTGCGCCCGCCGTGGGCCGCGCGGGCCTCCAGCATCGCGCCGACCTCGCGCAGCGGCGCCGGATGGTCGGCGTAGCGGCGGCCGTTCACGGTGACCGCCCCCGCGCTGGGGGCGTCCAGGCCGAGGATCATCCGCATCGTGGTGGACTTCCCGGCGCCGTTGGGGCCGAGGAATCCGGTGACCACGCCGGGGCGGACGGTGAAGGAGAGGTCCTCGACGGCGGTGCTGGGGCCGTAGCGCTTGGTCAGGCCGACGGCTTCGATCATGGCGGTCCCTCGGAGCGGCGTACGGAGATGACGGTCCCACGCTAGGCCGGGCCCGCAGCCGCCGCACGGCTACCGCACGGCCGCCGCAGGGGCGGGGTGGGGGCCGGGGTGGACGACGGGCGGGCGGGCCCCGGGGTCCGACGGCGCGGCGGGGAACCATCGCCCCGTTGGGCCGTTCGGGTCCCCGGCCGTGGGGCCGGGCGCCGGGCGGCTCCGGCGCACGCCCGGGTGCGCTACGGCTGACGCCGCGTCACTCCGGCGCCCGGCTGCGGATCGCGCGCCCGTACCGCGAGTTCGCTCCAGACCTGCTTGCCGCCGCCCATCGGCAGCGAGCCGAAGGCGGCGGAGACCGCCTCGACCAGCAGGATGCCCCGGCCGCCGGTGGCCTCCCAGCCGATGCCGGTCGGCTTGAACGGGGAGCGGGGCGAGGCATCCGTCACCGCGATCCGCAGCCGGTCGGCGACATGGGTGAGGTCCAGCCGTACCGGACCCTGGGTGTGCACCAGGGCGTTGGTGACCAGCTCGGAGACGACCAGCAGGGCGGTGTCCCGCTCCTCGGCGAGCCCCCAGGAGGCCAGGGTGCGGGCGACAAAGCGGCGCGCATGGGAGACGGCCTCGGGCAGCCGCCACACCGTCCAGCCGGAGCGCACCGGCAGCGACCCCATCCCGTCGTAGCGCAGCAGCAGCACCGCGACATCGTCGTCGCGCCGCTTGGTGCCGCCCAGCAGGGCGTCGGCGACCAGCTCCACATCGCCCGGTTCGGTACGGCCGAGCACCTCGCAGAGCCGGGCCAGCCCGTCGTCCAGGGTGAGGGTGCGGGACTCCACCAGGCCGTCCGTGGTGAGCACCAGCACCGTGCCGGGGGTCAAAGCCAGCGGGGTGACCGGGTAGTAGGCGTCACCGTCCACGCCCAGCGGCGGGCCGCCCTCCGCGACCACCACCTCGGTGGTGCCGTCGGGCAGGCGCAGCACCGGCGGGATGTGCCCGGCCCGCGCGCACCAGGCGGCGCCCTCCTCCATGTCGACCACGACATAGCAGCAGGTGGCGAAGAGGTCGGTGCCCATGCCGACCAGCAGTCGGTTGGCGTGCGAGACCACCACGTCCGCCGGGTGCCCCTCCACCGCATAGGCGCGGATCGCCGTCCGCATCTGGCCCATCAGGGTCGCCGCCCCGGCGTTGTGCCCCTGGACGTCGCCGATCACCAGCGCCACCCGGCCGTCGGTCAGCGGGATCACGTCGTACCAGTCGCCGCCCACCTCAAGCCCGGCCGCCGCCGGGAGGTAGCGGGCGACGGCGGTGCCGCCGGGCAGCTCCGGCAGCCGGCGCGGCAGCAGGCTCCGTTGCAGGGTGGCGACCAGCTCATGCTCGGCGTCCAGCGTCCGGGCCCGGTCCAGGGCCTGGCCGGCCAGTGTGGCGGTGGCGGTGAGCAGGGTCCGCTCGTCGGCGCTGACCTCGTGCGGCTCCGCCCAACCCACCAGGCAGGCGCCGACCACCCGGCCGGCCGACGGCAGCGGCAGCAGGGCCAGGCCGCCGGGCCCCACGCCGGCGAGCGCCGGTTCCAGCGGGGCGCCGGCCGGCCAGACCGAGGCGCGGCCCTCGCGGAGTGCGGCCTCCAGGGTGGGCATGGCGCGGACCGGGGCGTCGGGCCACTCGGAGCGCCACTCCGAGCGCCACAGGTCCGGCCAGGCGTCCGGCTCCGGCGGGTCGAGCATGGTGACCACCAGCCGTTCCGCCTCCAGCTCGGCCAGCGCCACCCGGGCGGCGCCCAGCGGGTGCCGGATCGCGGAGACGACGGCCCGGCCGACGTCCTGGACGGTGACGGCGGTCGCCAGCGTGGCGGCCAGCCGCTGCACCCGGGCGGTGTCGTCCACGCCGGGCCGCAGATGGGAGGCGTCGGCGACGGTGCCCAGCAGCCGGGTGGGGCAGCCCTCGGTGCCGAGGGAGACCTCGCTGCGCATCCGCAGCCAGGCCAGTTCGCCGGTCCGGCGGCGGATCCGGAACTCCAGGTCGCGGCCGACCGCGCGGCGGCCCGGGTCCAGGGTGGACATCAGGGCGGGCAGGTCCTCCGGCACGGCGAGCGCCAGCAGCGTCTCCACCTGCCCGTCGAACTCGGCGGCAGCCAGGCCGAAGAGCTCCAGCACCCGCGCGTCGACCTCCAGGTGCCCGGTGGTGAGGGTCAGCGAGAAGTTGCCGACGCCGTTGCCACGGGCCGTCCGGCCAGGCGCGGGGAGGGTGCGATGGGCGGCGATCCGGTCGGCGAAGAGGTTCAGCACCTGGCGGTACTCGGCGTCGAAGCCCTCCGGGCACTCGTCCACCACCAGCAGGCAGCCCCGGCTCCGCCCGTCGCCGTCCAGCGGCAGCACGGCCAGCGACACCCCGTCGTCGGACAGCATCGGCTCATGGAGGTCGCCGACCGCGTCCTCGGACGCCAGCCAGAGCGGTCGGCCGGAGGCATGGGCGGCGGAGAGCGGGGAGCGGCCGGGTACGGGGTAGGTGCGGCGCAGCCCGTAGAGCGCGCGTGGGACTCCGGCCTCCTCGACCAGGGTCAGTTCGTCGGCGCGCTCGCGGGTCGCGTACACCGTGGCCAGGGTCGCGCCGGTCGACACCAGCACCTGCTCGATGAGGGCCCGCAGCGGGATCGCGGAGTCCGGACCGGCTTCGATCAGCCTGAGGGCGAGATCCGCACGGAGCGTCCTCGTCCCGCGTCTCTTGGTCTCCTCGACGGCCATCTGGTCATTACACCGTCTCCGTGCGGCCTGCGCAGCCGGATGCACGGGTTCTGCCGGACCCGGTTGCCGGGCCCGTTTCCGGCATCGTATGCGGGGCGGGCGGCGCGGGACATGGATCGGCATGGATCGGCGGGGGCGGCGGGGGTGAACCGGGGGCGCGCGGGGCGCGTAGTCGCTCTGCCAGGGCCGCGCACCCAAGGAGAGCCGTCATGACCGTCAGCCGGGCGACCCCCCAGCCCGAACCCGACCGTGCCCCTGCCCCGGACCTCGGCCGGGCGCCCGACTGGGCGCCCGGCCGGGCGCCCGGGCTGCGGGGCGGGCCGCGCCGGTTCCAGGTCGGGCTGCTGGCCGCCTCGACGCTCGCCGCCGCGCTGGCGGCGGTGGCCTTCACCGGTGGGGCACGGCCGCCGGGCACCGCCGAGGTCGCGCTGGCGGCCCCGGCGCCGTCCCGGTCGCCCGCCCCGGCCGACCTGGCGCGGCTGGCGTCGCTCTCCGGCTGCACCCTGCGCCTGGCCACCAGCAACGCCGACTTCCGGCAGGGGGTCTGCACCGCGCCCGCCGGGCGGGTCGTCCTGGTCACCTTCACCAGTGAGGCGGGGCGGCGGCAGTGGACGACCGAGGCGGAGAGCTACGGCCAGTACCTGGTGGGCCCGCGCTGGGCGGTGGGCGGCGATCCGGCGCTGCTGGTGCGCTTGCAGTTCCGGCTGGGGGGCGTGGTGGAGGGGTCCACCGCGCACCAGGGCCACCCGGCGTGAGGGGTGCGGCGGGCGGTCAGACCTGCCCGGCATGCTCGGGCGGCGGCGGGAAGCCGCCGGTGGCGATCGGGCCCCAGCGCTCCGGGGTGACCCGGATCAGGCACTTGCCCTGGCGGCGCATGGCCTCCCGGTACTCGTCCCAGTCCGGGTGCTCACCCGCGATGCAGCGGTAGTAGTCGACCAGCGGCTCCAGAGCCTCCGGCAGGTCCAGCACCTCGGCCCGGCCGTCCACCTGGACATAGGGGCCGTCCCAGTCGTCGGAGAGGACGCAGAGCGACACCCGGGGGTCGCGGCGGGCATTGCGGGACTTGACCCGCTCGGGGTAGGTGGAGACCACGACCCGGCCTTCCTCGTCCACCCCGCAGGCCACGGGGGAGGTCTGCGGGCGGCCGTCGGCGCGGGTGGTGATCAGCAGCGCCCGGTGGCGGGGCCGCAGGAAGTCCACGAGTTCGGCGAGGTCGGGGCGGTGCGCGGTAGCGAATCGGGGTGCCATGGCGAGCACGCTACCGGCATCGGGCCGACCGTGCCCCGCCGGAGGGTCCGGCGGGGCTCGGCGGGGTGTGACGGGGCTTGACGGAGTGTCAGGCGGTGGGCTCGGGCTGCCGGGGCAGTCCGGTGCCGCCCAGTCGGGTCAGGTATCCGGCCAGCGCGGACACCTCGCCCGCCGCCCACTCCTCCCCGGTGAAGACGGCGGCGGCCAGCTGTCCGGCGGCCTTCTCGGCGTGGCGCAGCCGTTCCCGCCCGGCGTCGGTCAGCGAGGCGTACGCCACCCGGGCGTCGCGCGGGTCGGGCTCACGCTCGACCAGGCCGATCCGCTCCAGCGGGCCGAGCGACCGGGTGACGCCCGAGGCGGTCAGCCCCAGGGCGGTGGCGAGGTCCACCCGCCGCAGCCGGCCGCCGGGGGCGCTGCCGAGCTGCTGGAGCAGCAGGAAGTCCGCGAAGCTCAGGCCGTGCAGCCCGCCGAGCTGGTGGTCGAACCGCTTGACCAGCAGGGCCTGCGCCCGGGCGAGCCGCAGGCAGGCGTCCAGGTACTCACTCATCACTACCTCCTTGAGGGCTCAAGTATGCCACAACTATTGAGTGCTCAAGGATATTCTCCGGGGCGGGCATAATGGCCGCCATGCATCCGCAGCCCGCCCCGCACGCCCTCACCACCGCCCGGCTGGTGCTCCATGAGGTCCTCCCCGCCGAGGCCGCCGAACTGGCGGTGGGCCGCACCGCCGGCCGGGAGTGGCTCGGCGGCGTACCCGGGGAGGGCACCCGGGAGGCCGCAGGGCTGCTGACGCTCGCCGCCGAAGCCGGCTGCCACACCCCGCGCTGGGCCCTGTACCGGATCGCCCGCCGACCGGACGGCGTCTCGGTGGGCGGCATCGGCTTCCATGGACCGCCCGCCGACGGGGGCACCGAGATCGGCTTCGCCCTCGCCCCCGGCGCCCGCGGCCTCGGCTACGCCACCGAGGCCCTGCGGGCGCTGTCCGGCTGGGCGCTGCGGCAGCCCGGGGTCCACCGCGTCACCACCACCACGGCACCCGCCAACCAGCCCTCCCAGCGGGTGATGGACCGCGCCGGGTTCACCCGCCTCGCCGATGCGGACGGGCTCCACACCTATGAGCTGACCCGCTGCTGAGGGCCCCGTGCCGCCCACCTGCACGGTGGCGGCGCGGGGCCCTCGACAGCGGGTCGGTCGTGGCCTCAGCTGTGGCAGTGCCCGCCCGGGGCGGTGGCCGGCAGGTCCAGCGCCGGGTTGCGGTCGAAGAAGCCGGTCGGACGCAGGGTGAAGCCGGCCAGGTCGACCGGCATCACCGGCCAGTCCTCCAGCCGGGGCAGGTGGGTGGGGCCGAAGACATGCCAGAGGGTCAGCGCGGTGTCCTCCAGCGGCTCCTCCTCGGCCAGCCACTCGGGTATGCCGGCGCCGCCCTGGTGCTGGTTGGGGTAGTCCCCGTCCGGGTAGCGGCGCTCCGGGCGGTACGGCGTCACCCACAGGTGGCGGGTGCCGAAGGCGACCCGGCGGGCCACCGACGAGCCGGGCTGGGAGAGCAGCACCGGGCCGGGCTGCGGTACCAGGGTGTAGGAGACCGGCTCGCCCATGCGGTTGCGCGAGCCGGGGTTGGAGATCCGCCAGCGGCGCCCCACCGACGGGTCGGCGAGCCGCCCCGCCTGGGAGGTGTCGGCGAGCACCGTGGCGCGGGCGGTGAAGGCGTTGCCGTGCGGGTTCTCCGGCCCGATGGGGATCGGCACCACGTCCACCTCCTCCACGGTGTTGTGCTGGCCGTCCACCGCCATGTCCAGCCGGGCGCAGAAGAGATGCTGGTGGTACGGGGCCAGCAGCCCGGGGGCGATCTCGGTGCCGTACGGGGAGCCCGCGCCCGGCTCGATCCCCGAGGTCTGCACCAGGCCGGTGGACTTCGCCTCGAAGGCGATGGTGCCGTCCTGGTAGAGGTACCAGTAGAAGCCGTAGTCGTAGTTGCCCAGGGTGGCGATGTAGGAGACCACCAGCCGCCGGGAGCGCCGGCTCTGCACCGCCATGTCGTCGAAGATGTTGGTGTGCTTCCAGAGCAGGCCGACGTCCTCCTCATGGATGCAGATGGCGTTGGGCGCGGTGTACGGGCGGCCGTGGTCGTCGGTCAGCACCGCGTCCAGGTAGCGGATCTCGCCCAGGCAGTCGCAGCCCAGCCGCAGCGCGTTGGCGTTCCGCCCCAGCAGGTACTCGCCGGCGTCCAGGTAGCAGACCCAGTTGCGGGTCGGGCTGGGCTCCGCGTACGGCACGGCCATCTCGGCCAGCGACGCCCGGTGCAGCACCGGGCGGTCGCGGTCACCGTCGCGGTGCGAGACCTGGTGCAGCACCAGGCCCTCACGGGCGTTGAAGCCCACCCGCAGGGACCAGTTCTGCCAGCGCAGCAGGGTGCCCTCCAGGGTGAAGGAGGGGCCCTCCGGCTGGGTGATCTCCAGCGGCCGCAGATCGGTGCGCGGCGGCCCGGTGAACTCCGCCTCGTACCGGCCGCACTCGGCGGGCACCGGCACCACGCCGGTGTCCAGCAGCCGGACCACCCGCTGCTCGATCAGGTCCACATCGGCCAGCAGCCCGGCCACCGGGTGCGCGAAGGGGTTGTCGCCCTCGTCGCAGCGGAGGAAGGTCAGCGAGCGCAGCATCCGCCGCCCCGCCTCCCCGGGGATGTCGAAGCTGCCCGCCGCCAGCGGCGCCGCCACCACCAGGTCCAGGTCGGTGATGCCCCGGTCGGCCATGGCCTTGCGCCAGCCCGGGTCGGCCTTCACCACCCGGTCGCAGATCTCGTAGTCCTCGAAGAGCAGCGGCGGCTGCCCATAAGGGGCCTGATCGGTCCTCAGGTCCCGCCACGCCACCACGGCCCCGGCGGTGACATCCACCAGCGCCTCGCCCGCCGCACCGGTCGCCGTGTCCAGCAGGGTGGCCCGCACCCGCCGCCGCACCGGGTCGCCGGAGCGGTACGCGGCCACCTCCGCCCGGTCCGGCTCGTCCAGCAGCACCAGCGGGAACCGGGTGGTCTCGGCGACCCGCCCGGCCTCCTCCAGGATGCGGCGCACGGCGGTGATCTCCGCCGCCGTCAGGTCGTCCAGCGGATGGGCGGCCGACTCGGCTGCCGTGCCGTGGGCCGTGGTGTCGTGGCAGTCCATGCATCTCACCTGTTCTCGTACGAAACCGGGGCTATTCGGCGCCCTGCCGCTGGGCGGCGACCTCCAGCTGGAACGCCTCGTGGCCCAGCCCGATCCGGGCATGCGTCTCGGGCTTGCGGATCCGCAGCACCACTCCGTAGGCCGTACCGGCCACCGCCGCCACGGCCACCAGGCCCGGAAGCACCCAGCGCAGCGAGGAGTTCGGGTCCGAGCCGAGCAGCATGTCGAAGTCGACGACCGCGTACACCATGATCACCGTCAGCGCGATCCCGGCCACCGAAGCGGCGGCCAGCCGCCATCCCTGGGCGGCGATGGCACCGCGCCGGACGAAGAAGACCACCACCGCCAGCGAGGAGGCCGCCATCAGCAGCAGCACCCCGAGCGCCCCGACATTGCCCATCCAGATGAAGAGGTTGTCCACCGGGTCCTTGCCGGTGGCGGCGAAGGCCACCACCACGCAGAGCGCGATCACGGTCTGGAGCAGCGAGCCCAGCGCCGGGGCGCCGCTGGTCCTGGAGGCCCGTCCCACCCCGGCGGGCAGCAGGCCCTCGCGGCCCATCGCGAACGCATAGCGGGCGACCACATTGTGGAAGCTCAGCATCGAGGCGAAGATCCCGGTGGCGAAGAACACGCCCAGCACATCGGAGAAGCCGTTGCCCAGCCGGTCGGCGCTGAGCCCGAAGATCAGCCCGGCGCTGGCCTCCTGCGAGGCCCCCACGATCTTGGACGGACCGGTGGCCACGCCCATCGCCCAGGAGCTGAGGGCGAAGAAGACCGCGGTGAAGCCGATCGCGGAGAACATCACCCGGCTGACCACCACATGCGGACGGCTGGTCTCCTCCGCGTACACCGGCGCCTGCTCGAACCCGGTGAACCCGGCGATCACAAAGCAGAGCGCCGTGCCCAGGCCGGCGCCGGTCAGCGTCGTCGGGTTCAGGGCGTGGAAGGTGACCCCCTCCGGCCCGGGGTCGGAGACGAACGCGATGTCCACGACGAACACCGACAGGCACTCCAGCATCAGCAGCACGCCCAGCACCCGGGCGTTGAGGTCGATCTTCAGCGCACCGAGCACCGCCACCAGCGCCACCGCGGCCAGCGACGGCACCCACCAGACGACCTCGGTGTGGAAGAAGGTCTGGATCAGCGAGGAGACCTGGAAGCCGAAGATGCCGTAGATGCCCACCTGGAGCGAGGCATAGGCGAGGAGGGCCACAAAGGCCGCGCCCGTCCCGGCGGTGCCGCCCAGGCCGCGCGAGATGTAGGCGTAGAAGGCGCCCGCATTGTGGACATGGCGGCTCATCTCCGCGTAGCCCACGCTGAAGAGCGCCAGCACCACGCCCAGGATGACGTAGAGCAGCGGCTGCCCCACGATGCCCATCACCGCGTAGGTGGTCGGCATCACGCCGGCGACCACCATCATCGGCGCGCTGGCGGCCAGGACGGAGAGCAGCAGGCCGGGCATGCCGATCCGGTCGGCCCGCAGGGCCCGCTCCTCGCCCCGGTAGGTTCTGATCGCGGCCGGCTTGGGCGCCGATACCGGCCGTGGATCGGGTTCGCTGTCCGTCAGCATGGGGGGACTTCCTTCCGGTGGGGTGTGGGCCCTGGGGGAGTGGGCCGGGGGGAGGGTGGTGCGGCTCGGTCCGGGGTCAGCCGGACGGCGGGGGAGCGAGGCCGACCGCCTGGTCCCGGGCAGCCCGGAAGGCCTTGCGGGGGTCGCGGCCGCCGTAGCACCAGGGCTCCTCGGTCGCATGCGGGCCGATGGCGTGGAAGAGGGCGGCGGCCTCGACCAGCCGGCCCTCCAGGACCTTGGCGTACGCCAGGTGGTTGAGGTCGGCCTTCAGCCGGGCGTGGGTGCCCTGGCCGCCCTCCAGCCACCAGGCGAAGGCCGCGTCCAGGCCGCGCCGCGCGCGAGGTGAGGACCAGTACGGCAGCCGCGCCGGGTCGGTCGGCAGCACACCGCCGGCGGCCAGCACCCGGTACCGCTCCAGATGCGCCACCAGCGGCAGCAGCGCCAGCGGCGACCCGGCCGGGCAGTCCTCCGCCGCCTGGTCGGCGAACCCGTACACCGGATGCCCGGGGTCGTCCGCCGACGGGCCGGACGACTGCTCCGCCAGGTGCGCCACCAGCAGGTGGTGGGCGTCGCGGTGCCACGGGTCCAGGCCACGGACCTGCTCGAAGCAGCTGAAGAGCAGGTCCTCCTCCAGCCCCGGGGAGCGGCCGAGCGTCAGCAGTGCCACCCAGGGAGTGGGGTCCTCCGGGGCCTGCCGGGCCGCCGCCAGGCAGGCGGCCTGCGCCGTGGCGGGCTGCGCCTTGCCACGGCCGGCGAGCAGCACGGTGGCGTAGGCGTCCAGGACGGCCGCGTCGGCGCTGTCGGGCTCGGCCAGCAGCCAGTCCTTCGCCCAGCCGGCGGTGGCCGGCTCGGCGAGCACGGCCAGCCGGTGCGAGCGGCGGTCCCAGTCCTGGCCGGTCCCGGCGAGCAGCTCGCGGGCGGTCGTCCAGCGGCCCTGGGCCATGTCGTCGCGGGCGACGGCGAGGGCGCTGTCGTCGAGCGCCGGGTCCATGGGGAGGTCGTTGCGGGAGCGGGAGAATCCGAAGGGGGTCATCGCCTGCCCGCGGTGTCGCTGCCCAGCGGGCAGGGGGCGTCCACGGCATGCGTCACGTCCGGCTCCGAGTCTTCTGGTGTCGATACCACCTGTGCGCCACCCCGGGCAGAGAGCCCGGCGGTCGGTCAGCGGGCGCCGTCCACGGCCCCGCGGCGCTGATCACGCGCACAAGCCAAGCAATCCGCAGGTGTCGCCTTCAAGGTCACCCTTGTTGTCTCGGTGTAGTCCCATGCCCGGTTTCGGCCCGTGGAGGGGCGGTCGGAGGGCGGTTCGAGCCGGGATGGGACGGGGCGCCAGGCCAGGTCGGGGAGCGAAACGGTGTTTCCTACGCACGAATCGGCGGCGTACGGGCGGTGGAGCGGCGGTCACCGGGTGCGTGGCCGTGGAAGCCGTCCCCGATGCCGGTCGCGCCCCGTCCCGGGAGTCCCGCACACCCCATCCGCACCACATGGGCACCTCCGGCATACCTCTGATGCCTTTTCTGGCCACCTGTTGAACGTGCTCTTCTGCTGTCCGTGCGGTCTTGGACACAAAACGGCACCGGTTGTCCGGATCGGGCTGCGAGCGGCGACCGGACTTGGTAATCGATTCCTGGCATGTCCTCGCGAAGGCGGTGGACGCGGCGAGGAGGAGACAGCTCATGGACCGTGGCGGCAACCCGGCCCCGGCGCACCCGCTGGCCCGGGTCAGACAGGCCCGGGGCTGGAGCTACCAGGACGTCGCCCGGCTCGTCGCCGAGCATGCGCTGGCGCTCGGCGTACCCATGGCCGCCCGCCGTGAGAAGGTCTGGCGCTGGGAGCACTGGGGCGTCATCCCCGAGCGCGACAGCCAGCGCGCCCTGGCCCGCGCCCTCGGCGTCCCGTTCGCCGACCTGGACACCCGTCCCTGGCCCGCCTGGCTCACCGCCGACCCGGCGCCGGCTGCCGGTCTGCCCTGGGACCAGAGCGGCAGCATCGCCGCCCTCACCGCCCTGCTGGAGGGGACCGGCGACGAGGACCACGGCCACCCCGCCCCCGGCGGCCCCGAGTTGGACCGGGCGCTCACGGAGTGGGCCGCAGCTCCGGCCGCCGCCTCGGCCGCCGCCGATGACCCGCCGTCCGGTGCCGCGCGCGTCGGCCGGCCCTCGGACGCGGCCGACGACGGCGACGCCGGCGCCGACGAGGCTGACGACGCCGACGATGCCGTCGGCTGGCTGGAACGCGGCGTCCCGGTGCTGCGCCGACTCGACGACCGGTTCGGCGGCGAGGTCGTACGCCGCCGGGTCGAGGCCGACCTGGCCCTCACCACCGATCTGCTGCGGCGTGGCGCCCAGGGGCCGCACACCCGCCGCAGGCTCTACCGGGTCGCCGCCGACCTGACCCAGCTCGGCGGCTGGGCCTGCGCCGACGCCGGTCGCCACACGGCGGCGCAGCGCCACCATCTGACGGGATTAAGGCTCGCCCACACCGCGCTGGACCCGCTGCTGACCGTCGGCATCCTGGCCGGTCTCAGCCTGCACGCGGTGCTCGCCGGGCACCCTGCCGACGCCCTGGCCGCCGCCGACGCGGCGGCCCGTGCCACCCCCGGCGGCGGCCCCCGCCGGGTACGGGCGCTGCTCGCGGTGCGGCGGGCCCGCGCCCATGCGCTGCTACGGGAGGAGGCCGCCTGCCGCCGCTCGCTGGCCGACGCCGAACAGCTGCTGGACGCGGCGGCCGACGAGGAGACGCCCTCCTGGCTCTACTACTTCGACGGTGCCGAACTCGCCGCCCAGTCCGGCACCGCCCTGCTCGACCTGGGCATGCCCGACCACGCCCGGACCCTGCTGGACCGTGCGCTGGCCGACCAGGACCCGTCCTGCGTCCGCGACCGGGCGCTGTACGCGATCCGGGCCGCCACCGCCCATCTGCTCGTCGGCGACACCGACCGGGCCCGCGCGCTGACCCAGGAGGCCGAGCGGCTGGCCCCGCACTGCACCTCCCCCCGGGTGACCACCGCCCTGGCCGATCTCCGCCACCGCCTCTCGGTCCTCCCCACCACCGCCCGCCCACCGGCCTCGGCCCCCCTCGACACCGACCGGCGCCGCCCCCAGCCGTTCCGCTGAGCGGAGGTGCGATGGCGTCACCGCCTTGGCGTGCGGGCGCGGCCGGGCCGCCGACCGCCCGGCCGGGGCCGTCCCCGGCCGTTCCGCTGAGCGGCCCGCCTCCGCCTCCGGCGCGGCCGGGCCGCCACCGGCCGGGGCCGTTGGCGCGGTCCTGTCCAACTCGGCTGCCGGGCCGCTCAGTTGACGCAGAACTCATTGCCCTCCGGGTCTCCCAACACACAGAACTGGATGTTCTGGAGTGTGAGAGATGGCAGCGGCATCTGTGCTGGTCAGGGGCTCGGAAGCGGACAGCGGGCGAGCCTTGCTCCCCATGTGGGGTATGAGAAGATGCACGCAACCCACTGTCCGGAACGGTGTTCACCGAGACCCTTCGGGGCGTCCGGTGCATCCGACTGTCCGTCCTGACGGACGAGACGACCAGCCCCGAGCGTCAGCGGGAAGCCTGCGACCACGTAGCCGGAGAGCTGCGGGTCACCTTCGGCGCGGGTGACGCGCTGCGCGAAGCGGTGGACCTTGACGTCAGCGCGTCCAAGACGTCCCCGTGGGAGCGCCCGCAACTTCTCCGCTGGCTCAGCAACCCGCAGGCG is part of the Peterkaempfera bronchialis genome and encodes:
- a CDS encoding primary-amine oxidase, with amino-acid sequence MDCHDTTAHGTAAESAAHPLDDLTAAEITAVRRILEEAGRVAETTRFPLVLLDEPDRAEVAAYRSGDPVRRRVRATLLDTATGAAGEALVDVTAGAVVAWRDLRTDQAPYGQPPLLFEDYEICDRVVKADPGWRKAMADRGITDLDLVVAAPLAAGSFDIPGEAGRRMLRSLTFLRCDEGDNPFAHPVAGLLADVDLIEQRVVRLLDTGVVPVPAECGRYEAEFTGPPRTDLRPLEITQPEGPSFTLEGTLLRWQNWSLRVGFNAREGLVLHQVSHRDGDRDRPVLHRASLAEMAVPYAEPSPTRNWVCYLDAGEYLLGRNANALRLGCDCLGEIRYLDAVLTDDHGRPYTAPNAICIHEEDVGLLWKHTNIFDDMAVQSRRSRRLVVSYIATLGNYDYGFYWYLYQDGTIAFEAKSTGLVQTSGIEPGAGSPYGTEIAPGLLAPYHQHLFCARLDMAVDGQHNTVEEVDVVPIPIGPENPHGNAFTARATVLADTSQAGRLADPSVGRRWRISNPGSRNRMGEPVSYTLVPQPGPVLLSQPGSSVARRVAFGTRHLWVTPYRPERRYPDGDYPNQHQGGAGIPEWLAEEEPLEDTALTLWHVFGPTHLPRLEDWPVMPVDLAGFTLRPTGFFDRNPALDLPATAPGGHCHS
- a CDS encoding APC family permease, with amino-acid sequence MLTDSEPDPRPVSAPKPAAIRTYRGEERALRADRIGMPGLLLSVLAASAPMMVVAGVMPTTYAVMGIVGQPLLYVILGVVLALFSVGYAEMSRHVHNAGAFYAYISRGLGGTAGTGAAFVALLAYASLQVGIYGIFGFQVSSLIQTFFHTEVVWWVPSLAAVALVAVLGALKIDLNARVLGVLLMLECLSVFVVDIAFVSDPGPEGVTFHALNPTTLTGAGLGTALCFVIAGFTGFEQAPVYAEETSRPHVVVSRVMFSAIGFTAVFFALSSWAMGVATGPSKIVGASQEASAGLIFGLSADRLGNGFSDVLGVFFATGIFASMLSFHNVVARYAFAMGREGLLPAGVGRASRTSGAPALGSLLQTVIALCVVVAFAATGKDPVDNLFIWMGNVGALGVLLLMAASSLAVVVFFVRRGAIAAQGWRLAAASVAGIALTVIMVYAVVDFDMLLGSDPNSSLRWVLPGLVAVAAVAGTAYGVVLRIRKPETHARIGLGHEAFQLEVAAQRQGAE
- a CDS encoding helix-turn-helix transcriptional regulator, whose protein sequence is MDRGGNPAPAHPLARVRQARGWSYQDVARLVAEHALALGVPMAARREKVWRWEHWGVIPERDSQRALARALGVPFADLDTRPWPAWLTADPAPAAGLPWDQSGSIAALTALLEGTGDEDHGHPAPGGPELDRALTEWAAAPAAASAAADDPPSGAARVGRPSDAADDGDAGADEADDADDAVGWLERGVPVLRRLDDRFGGEVVRRRVEADLALTTDLLRRGAQGPHTRRRLYRVAADLTQLGGWACADAGRHTAAQRHHLTGLRLAHTALDPLLTVGILAGLSLHAVLAGHPADALAAADAAARATPGGGPRRVRALLAVRRARAHALLREEAACRRSLADAEQLLDAAADEETPSWLYYFDGAELAAQSGTALLDLGMPDHARTLLDRALADQDPSCVRDRALYAIRAATAHLLVGDTDRARALTQEAERLAPHCTSPRVTTALADLRHRLSVLPTTARPPASAPLDTDRRRPQPFR